From the genome of Drosophila melanogaster chromosome 2L, one region includes:
- the Ugt37D1 gene encoding UDP-glycosyltransferase family 37 member D1, isoform C, whose protein sequence is MTQNRSTWIGCSLGGLLVALLALQTMPQGTEGANILGVFTSHSPSHFIVHMSIMKTLAEKGHNVTVVSSVPPKVTHKSINHIVVPMSAEDEKVLNDGMAGMVKEKPSIWNTMKSIFSSLALLIDKQVDVLEDPRFQELYLNKGNKFDVVFVGFFFNTYQVALGARFNCPVIISWSGPPMMMVNEVLGNPELSSVPQMHISAPPGQPMNFQQRMQNFASTLGFNALNIFLNHKYNKFYDRLWSKDKSMPTFAQAKRNVSLAFCNGHGISEGPIRPNVPGVIEIGGIQVKSKPDPLPEDIQEFLEKGKHGAILFSLGSNLKGEHIQPEVVKTIFKGLSSLKQQVIWKWEDPKNTPGKSANILYKKWLPQDDILAHPKLKLFITHAGKGGVAEAQYHGVPMLALPVFADQPGNADKLVASGYGLQLPLATLDVDEFKAAIKEVIENPKYAKTLKSFSQLYRDRPLSPQESVVYWTEYVIRHHGAAHMQSPLVHMNFIASNNLDIYIIAALVLYIVFIINKIVWKFVWRKLFGKSNKVSKGKKVKKQ, encoded by the exons ATGACACAAAACCGGAGCACATGGATTGGATGCAGCTTGGGCGGCCTGTTGGTCGCTCTATTGGCCCTGCAAACGATGCCACAGGGCACTGAAGGAGCCAACATCCTGGGCGTCTTCACCAGCCACAGTCCGTCGCATTTCATTGTGCACATGTCCATCATGAAGACGCTGGCGGAGAAGGGTCACAATGTGACCGTCGTCTCCTCCGTTCCACCTAAAGTCACCCACAAGAGCATTAACCACATTGTGGTGCCAATGAGTGCCGAAGATGAGAAAGTGCTCAACGATGGTATGGCTGGAATGGTGAAGGAGAAGCCTTCGATTTGGAATACGATGAAATCGATCTTCAGCTCGTTAGCCCTGCTCATTGATAAGCAGGTGGACGTTTTGGAGGATCCGCGCTTCCAGGAACTCTATCTGAACAAGGGCAACAAATTCGACGTGGTCTTCGTGGGATTCTTCTTCAACACGTACCAGGTGGCGTTGGGTGCCCGGTTTAATTGCCCCGTTATAATATCCTGGTCGGGCCCACCCATGATGATGGTCAACGAGGTGCTGGGTAATCCCGAGCTATCCAGTGTTCCCCAAATGCACATTTCCGCGCCTCCCGGTCAGCCTATGAATTTCCAGCAGCGAATGCAGAACTTTGCCAGCACTTTGGGATTCAATGCTCTCAACATCTTCCTGAATCACAAATACAACAAGTTCTATGA ccGTCTTTGGAGCAAAGACAAGTCAATGCCCACTTTTGCGCAGGCCAAGAGGAATGTCTCTTTGGCGTTTTGCAATGGCCATGGCATCAGCGAAGGTCCCATTCGTCCGAATGTGCCTGGAGTAATCGAAATTGGAGGCATCCAGGTGAAGAGCAAGCCCGATCCCCTGCCAGAGGACATACAGGAGTTTCTGGAGAAGGGCAAGCACGGAGCCATTCTCTTCAGTTTGGGTTCCAACTTAAAGGGCGAACATATCCAGCCCGAAGTGGTAAAGACCATATTCAAGGGATTGAGCAGCCTTAAGCAGCAGGTGATCTGGAAGTGGGAGGATCCCAAGAACACGCCCGGCAAGTCGGCTAATATACTCTACAAGAAGTGGCTGCCCCAGGACGATATCCTGGCGCATCCCAAGCTCAAGCTGTTCATCACGCATGCGGGCAAGGGAGGAGTGGCTGAGGCACAGTATCATGGAGTGCCCATGCTGGCGCTACCCGTGTTTGCCGATCAGCCGGGTAATGCCGATAAGCTGGTGGCCAGTGGATATGGCCTGCAGCTGCCATTGGCCACCCTGGATGTGGATGAATTCAAGGCAGCCATTAAGGAGGTCATCGAAAATCCCAAGTACGCAAAGACATTGAAGAGCTTCTCACAGCTCTATCGCGATCGTCCTTTGAGTCCTCAAGAATCGGTCGTCTACTGGACGGAGTATGTGATCCGTCATCATGGTGCCGCTCACATGCAGAGTCCCTTGGtgcacatgaatttcattgcCAGCAATAATTTGGACATATATATCATCGCCGCCCTGGTGCTCTACATTGTCTTCATCATCAACAAGATCGTGTGGAAATTTGTGTGGCGCAAGTTATTTGGCAAATCGAACAAAGTTTCCAAGGGAAAGAAGGTGAAGAAGCAGTAG
- the CG13280 gene encoding uncharacterized protein, isoform B, with protein sequence MWRHRPRQLHINRFPSSKAASKGILERGVWVVDEGPTLRWGIAPVSLMADDFAAALSVLPEQHHRIVSCVAAYQSHALAFAERHQVENVYTSFEDLAKCPNVDVVYISPLNPQHSELCHLMLNHDKHVLCEKPLCMTEEQVTKLLEKARARGLFLMEGMWPRCVPAYHYLRHQILRNRLGEIKQVHCTLGLPVSQGRLGLYGGVTNDFGVYGMQLALWVFREVPRCLKVSGRVNSEHVDVSADIELCFTRGKRALIEVSSEKKLSNQAVIQGKDGSIKMNNYWCPTRLITEEVDYEFPLPGGDQLPPTHYHNRLGMCYEAEEVRNCILKGSTESDDFSHNESLLLANLMDTIHAELGVGEFANRNEVSDLQKQIENVQDIVKDPEELASETCRVVEDISMGGRSLDINRQEVKDQVKHH encoded by the exons ATGTGGCGACACCGACCACGCCAGCTGCACATCAATCGGTTTCCCTCCTCCAAGGCCGCCTCGAAGGGGATCCTCGAAAGGGGCGTCTGGGTGGTGGACGAGGGTCCAACGCTGCGCTGGGGCATCGCACCCGTCAGCCTGATGGCGGATGACTTTGCCGCGGCGCTGAGTGTCCTGCCCGAGCAGCACCATCGCATCGTGTCCTGCGTGGCTGCCTATCAGTCGCATGCGCTCGCCTTCGCCGAGCGCCATCAGGTGGAGAACGTGTACACCAGCTTCGAGGATCTGGCCAAGTGTCCAAATGTCG ATGTAGTGTACATCTCTCCCCTGAATCCACAACACTCGGAGCTGTGCCACCTGATGTTGAACCACGACAAGCACGTTCTGTGCGAAAAGCCGCTCTGCATGACGGAGGAGCAGGTGACCAAGCTGCTGGAGAAGGCGCGGGCGCGCGGCCTGTTCCTCATGGAGGGAATGTGGCCAAGATGCGTGCCCGCCTATCATTACCTGCGGCATCAGATACTGCGAAACCGTTTGGGAGAGATAAAGCAAGTCCATTGCACTTTGGGCTTGCCCGTTTCACAGGG GAGACTAGGACTTTACGGCGGAGTTACCAACGATTTTGGTGTCTACGGTATGCAGCTGGCATTGTGGGTGTTTCGAGAAGTACCACGCTGCCTCAAGGTCAGTGGCAGGGTCAACTCGGAGCATGTGGACGTGTCCGCCGACATTGAACTGTGTTTCACGCGCGGAAAGAGAGCCCTCATCGAGGTCAGTTCCGAAAAGAAGCTGAGCAACCAGGCTGTTATTCAAGGCAAGGATGGGTCCATTAAG aTGAACAATTACTGGTGTCCAACGCGTCTGATCACCGAGGAGGTGGACTACGAGTTCCCGCTGCCGGGTGGCGATCAATTGCCACCCACCCACTACCACAATCGACTGGGCATGTGCTACGAGGCGGAGGAAGTGCGGAACTGTATTCTGAAGGGCAGCACGGAGAGCGATGACTTCAGTCACAACGAGAGTCTGCTGCTGGCCAATCTGATGGACACCATTCACGCCGAACTGGGAGTCGGTGAATTCGCCAATCGCAACGAGGTTTCAGATCTGCAAAAGCAGATCGAGAATGTTCAGGATATAGTCAAGGATCCCGAGGAGCTGGCCAGCGAGACGTGCCGGGTGGTGGAGGATATCAGCATGGGTGGAAGAAGTTTGGATATCAATCGGCAGGAGGTGAAAGACCAGGTCAAACATCATTGA
- the CG13280 gene encoding uncharacterized protein, isoform A, with protein MFKLITYFKSRSKKIGVRCYQNHLPTGHGTSSSGKSDGSRGRFRFVGCDIGDHNMWRHRPRQLHINRFPSSKAASKGILERGVWVVDEGPTLRWGIAPVSLMADDFAAALSVLPEQHHRIVSCVAAYQSHALAFAERHQVENVYTSFEDLAKCPNVDVVYISPLNPQHSELCHLMLNHDKHVLCEKPLCMTEEQVTKLLEKARARGLFLMEGMWPRCVPAYHYLRHQILRNRLGEIKQVHCTLGLPVSQGRLGLYGGVTNDFGVYGMQLALWVFREVPRCLKVSGRVNSEHVDVSADIELCFTRGKRALIEVSSEKKLSNQAVIQGKDGSIKMNNYWCPTRLITEEVDYEFPLPGGDQLPPTHYHNRLGMCYEAEEVRNCILKGSTESDDFSHNESLLLANLMDTIHAELGVGEFANRNEVSDLQKQIENVQDIVKDPEELASETCRVVEDISMGGRSLDINRQEVKDQVKHH; from the exons ATCACCTGCCCACAGGTCATGGCACAAGTTCATCAGGCAAGTCGGATGGCAGCCGGGGCAGATTCAGATTCGTTGGCTGCGATATTGGTGACCACAATATGTGGCGACACCGACCACGCCAGCTGCACATCAATCGGTTTCCCTCCTCCAAGGCCGCCTCGAAGGGGATCCTCGAAAGGGGCGTCTGGGTGGTGGACGAGGGTCCAACGCTGCGCTGGGGCATCGCACCCGTCAGCCTGATGGCGGATGACTTTGCCGCGGCGCTGAGTGTCCTGCCCGAGCAGCACCATCGCATCGTGTCCTGCGTGGCTGCCTATCAGTCGCATGCGCTCGCCTTCGCCGAGCGCCATCAGGTGGAGAACGTGTACACCAGCTTCGAGGATCTGGCCAAGTGTCCAAATGTCG ATGTAGTGTACATCTCTCCCCTGAATCCACAACACTCGGAGCTGTGCCACCTGATGTTGAACCACGACAAGCACGTTCTGTGCGAAAAGCCGCTCTGCATGACGGAGGAGCAGGTGACCAAGCTGCTGGAGAAGGCGCGGGCGCGCGGCCTGTTCCTCATGGAGGGAATGTGGCCAAGATGCGTGCCCGCCTATCATTACCTGCGGCATCAGATACTGCGAAACCGTTTGGGAGAGATAAAGCAAGTCCATTGCACTTTGGGCTTGCCCGTTTCACAGGG GAGACTAGGACTTTACGGCGGAGTTACCAACGATTTTGGTGTCTACGGTATGCAGCTGGCATTGTGGGTGTTTCGAGAAGTACCACGCTGCCTCAAGGTCAGTGGCAGGGTCAACTCGGAGCATGTGGACGTGTCCGCCGACATTGAACTGTGTTTCACGCGCGGAAAGAGAGCCCTCATCGAGGTCAGTTCCGAAAAGAAGCTGAGCAACCAGGCTGTTATTCAAGGCAAGGATGGGTCCATTAAG aTGAACAATTACTGGTGTCCAACGCGTCTGATCACCGAGGAGGTGGACTACGAGTTCCCGCTGCCGGGTGGCGATCAATTGCCACCCACCCACTACCACAATCGACTGGGCATGTGCTACGAGGCGGAGGAAGTGCGGAACTGTATTCTGAAGGGCAGCACGGAGAGCGATGACTTCAGTCACAACGAGAGTCTGCTGCTGGCCAATCTGATGGACACCATTCACGCCGAACTGGGAGTCGGTGAATTCGCCAATCGCAACGAGGTTTCAGATCTGCAAAAGCAGATCGAGAATGTTCAGGATATAGTCAAGGATCCCGAGGAGCTGGCCAGCGAGACGTGCCGGGTGGTGGAGGATATCAGCATGGGTGGAAGAAGTTTGGATATCAATCGGCAGGAGGTGAAAGACCAGGTCAAACATCATTGA